Proteins encoded by one window of Acetivibrio thermocellus ATCC 27405:
- a CDS encoding PASTA domain-containing penicillin-binding protein, translated as MAGTTLVMKKRLLAVLLIFTFLIIALLGRVGWLQIVRGEELQRKAYEQQNSDREIPPRRGSILDRNGKQLAISATVDRIVVNPTEIDKSPEVREQIAKKLAEFLDLDEEAVLKKINKTNSRYEIIKKRVEKSIGDQIRQWKSEEKIKGLYIDEDTKRYYPKGNLAAHVIGFVGEDNQGLDGIEKTMEKYLKGVPGKILSEVDAQGRQMPNYENKRIDPQDGLNVVLTIDENIQYFAEEALQKAIEDNKVANGAFAIVMDPRNGEILALVSKPDFNLNDPRACPPSEDPATWTGTSQKDVETLYRTVWRNKAVSDTYEPGSTFKAITTAIGFEEGVVTPETRTSDRTITVQGHNIKCWKENFHGEESFREAVYNSCNPAFVKVALDIGVDKFYNYLRAFGFYDKTGIELPGEAQGNFHAKPTDIDLAVASFGQRFKVTPLEMIAAYGAIANGGKLIKPHLVKEIVDSEGNVVEKFEPQVVRNVISKETCQTLLDVLEGVVSEGTGRNAYVKGYRVAGKTGTSETDVEGVYVASFAAIAPADNPRICVLVALDNPRGESYYGGTIAAPVAGKIVEETLSYLGVERRYTDKDMEMIAEEVYVPDVRDKTIDEAKKILKEYGLEYRIEGDSTDGNAIIKEQTPKPGAQLAKKSVVIMYTYEPEEQIMVEVPDVTNKTIDEATKALNAAGLNIKVVGNGNAVKQSVEPGTKIPQGEVVEVEFVFLDTH; from the coding sequence TTGGCAGGCACGACTTTGGTGATGAAAAAAAGGCTTTTGGCAGTATTGTTGATATTTACTTTTTTGATAATAGCTTTATTAGGTAGAGTTGGATGGCTTCAAATTGTCAGAGGCGAGGAACTGCAGAGAAAAGCTTACGAACAGCAAAACAGCGACCGGGAAATACCTCCGAGAAGAGGATCAATACTTGACAGAAACGGCAAGCAGCTTGCCATAAGTGCCACTGTTGACAGAATAGTGGTAAATCCCACGGAGATAGACAAGTCACCGGAAGTAAGAGAGCAAATTGCAAAAAAACTTGCAGAGTTTTTGGACCTCGATGAGGAAGCAGTATTAAAGAAAATAAACAAGACCAACAGTCGGTATGAGATAATAAAGAAGAGAGTCGAAAAGAGCATTGGCGACCAGATAAGACAGTGGAAAAGTGAAGAAAAAATCAAGGGTCTGTATATTGACGAGGATACAAAAAGGTATTATCCAAAGGGAAATCTTGCGGCCCATGTAATAGGATTTGTCGGGGAAGACAATCAGGGTTTGGACGGTATTGAGAAAACCATGGAAAAATACCTTAAGGGAGTGCCGGGCAAAATCTTAAGTGAGGTCGATGCCCAGGGAAGGCAGATGCCCAACTATGAAAACAAACGTATTGACCCTCAGGATGGTTTGAATGTAGTGCTCACAATTGACGAAAACATACAGTATTTTGCCGAGGAAGCTTTGCAGAAAGCTATAGAGGACAACAAGGTGGCAAACGGTGCTTTTGCCATTGTGATGGATCCCAGAAACGGAGAAATTCTGGCGTTGGTATCAAAACCTGATTTTAATCTCAACGATCCCAGAGCCTGCCCGCCGTCAGAAGATCCTGCCACATGGACCGGGACTTCACAGAAGGATGTGGAAACCTTGTACAGGACAGTATGGAGAAACAAGGCGGTTTCGGATACCTATGAACCGGGTTCCACTTTTAAGGCAATAACAACGGCCATAGGATTTGAAGAAGGGGTTGTGACTCCCGAAACAAGAACCAGTGACAGAACCATTACTGTCCAGGGACATAATATAAAGTGTTGGAAGGAGAATTTCCATGGAGAGGAATCTTTCAGGGAAGCCGTGTACAATTCCTGTAACCCAGCTTTTGTCAAAGTAGCATTGGATATTGGTGTTGACAAGTTTTACAATTATCTTCGGGCCTTTGGATTTTATGACAAGACGGGTATAGAGCTTCCTGGAGAAGCTCAGGGAAATTTCCATGCAAAACCGACGGATATTGACTTGGCGGTTGCATCCTTTGGACAGAGATTTAAAGTTACTCCCCTTGAAATGATTGCCGCCTATGGGGCGATTGCCAACGGAGGAAAGCTTATAAAACCTCACCTTGTAAAAGAGATTGTTGACTCAGAGGGAAATGTGGTTGAGAAATTCGAACCTCAGGTTGTGAGAAATGTTATTTCAAAAGAAACTTGCCAAACCCTTCTGGATGTTTTGGAAGGAGTGGTATCTGAAGGTACCGGAAGAAATGCGTATGTTAAAGGATACAGGGTGGCTGGAAAGACAGGTACTTCGGAAACTGATGTTGAAGGAGTATATGTAGCCTCCTTTGCAGCTATTGCACCGGCAGACAATCCTCGGATATGTGTTCTGGTGGCTTTGGATAATCCAAGAGGTGAATCATATTACGGAGGAACTATCGCTGCGCCGGTGGCGGGTAAAATAGTGGAGGAAACATTAAGCTATCTTGGAGTTGAAAGAAGATACACCGATAAAGACATGGAAATGATAGCAGAAGAGGTATATGTTCCCGATGTAAGAGACAAAACTATAGATGAAGCAAAAAAGATTCTAAAAGAATATGGACTTGAATATAGAATAGAAGGGGACAGCACTGACGGAAATGCGATTATTAAAGAGCAAACTCCAAAGCCAGGTGCGCAGCTTGCAAAAAAATCCGTTGTTATTATGTATACCTACGAACCGGAAGAACAAATAATGGTTGAAGTACCGGATGTGACCAACAAGACAATTGATGAAGCGACCAAAGCTTTGAATGCCGCAGGACTTAATATAAAAGTTGTGGGAAACGGTAATGCGGTCAAGCAAAGCGTTGAACCGGGAACCAAAATACCTCAGGGCGAGGTGGTTGAGGTTGAGTTTGTATTCCTTGATACGCATTAG
- a CDS encoding cell division protein FtsL produces the protein MLEDKNYINGTAARKLVYDVYEENAVLNAKKKQRNNNKVKRKIVLCLLLVFAMGSLAMYRYSRITEMNYEIDKQLKAYNELKNENIRIKVEIENSIDIQKIKEFAEKELGMHKPDKHQITYVRVPQTDLTIVSEAAKEEEMKNAGIFSVIINKVNLLANLLY, from the coding sequence ATGTTAGAGGATAAGAATTACATAAACGGTACGGCAGCCAGAAAATTAGTATATGACGTATATGAAGAAAACGCGGTACTAAATGCCAAGAAGAAACAAAGGAACAACAACAAAGTTAAAAGGAAGATTGTTCTTTGTCTGCTGCTTGTATTTGCCATGGGATCCCTAGCGATGTATAGATATTCCCGTATAACTGAGATGAATTATGAAATAGACAAACAACTTAAAGCTTATAATGAATTAAAAAATGAAAACATCAGGATAAAAGTTGAAATAGAAAACAGTATTGACATACAGAAGATAAAGGAATTTGCCGAAAAAGAGCTTGGAATGCACAAACCTGACAAGCATCAGATTACATATGTGAGGGTTCCTCAAACCGACCTTACCATAGTATCTGAAGCGGCAAAAGAGGAGGAAATGAAAAATGCCGGCATATTCTCTGTCATTATTAACAAGGTTAATTTGCTTGCCAATCTTTTGTATTAA
- the rsmH gene encoding 16S rRNA (cytosine(1402)-N(4))-methyltransferase RsmH, whose translation MEFQHKPVLLEETISNLAIKPDGVYIDGTVGGAGHSGEILKRLDESGTLIGLDQDEFAIKTSQEKLVQINSKAKIILVNTNFVNIKEVCQKNNIESVDGILLDLGVSSHQLDEASRGFSYNKDAPLDMRMDRRGELTAKKIVNEYGREEIKRIIRDYGEEKWASRIAEFIVEARKKKEIETTGELVDIIKAAIPSSARRGGPHPAKRTFQALRIAVNNELGILAKTIEDGTELLKPGGRFCIITFHSLEDRIVKDEFNKKVNPCICPKQFPVCTCGRKPEGVLVNRKPIVPKEKELEENPRARSAKLRVLEKI comes from the coding sequence ATGGAATTTCAACACAAACCCGTTTTGCTCGAAGAAACCATTTCAAACCTTGCCATCAAGCCGGACGGAGTATACATAGACGGCACCGTGGGAGGTGCGGGGCATTCCGGCGAAATTTTAAAAAGGCTCGATGAAAGCGGTACACTAATTGGTTTGGATCAGGACGAATTCGCAATTAAAACGTCACAGGAAAAACTGGTCCAAATAAATTCGAAGGCAAAAATTATCCTTGTAAATACGAATTTTGTAAACATCAAGGAAGTCTGCCAAAAAAACAATATTGAGTCTGTGGACGGCATACTTTTGGATTTGGGGGTTTCCTCCCACCAGCTTGATGAAGCTTCCAGGGGATTTAGCTACAACAAAGACGCTCCATTAGATATGAGGATGGACAGAAGAGGAGAGCTTACTGCAAAGAAAATAGTCAATGAATATGGCAGAGAGGAAATAAAAAGAATAATTCGGGACTATGGAGAAGAAAAATGGGCGTCAAGGATTGCGGAGTTTATTGTAGAGGCGAGAAAGAAAAAAGAAATTGAGACAACGGGAGAGCTGGTTGACATTATTAAAGCGGCGATACCGAGTTCTGCAAGACGGGGAGGTCCCCATCCGGCAAAAAGGACTTTTCAGGCATTAAGGATAGCTGTAAACAATGAACTTGGGATACTTGCCAAAACTATTGAAGACGGTACAGAGCTTCTAAAGCCCGGAGGAAGGTTTTGCATAATAACATTCCATTCTCTTGAGGACAGGATTGTGAAAGACGAGTTCAACAAGAAAGTAAACCCTTGTATTTGCCCGAAACAATTTCCGGTTTGCACATGCGGAAGAAAACCTGAAGGAGTACTTGTAAACAGAAAGCCGATAGTTCCGAAGGAAAAAGAACTTGAGGAAAATCCAAGAGCAAGAAGTGCAAAACTTAGAGTTCTGGAAAAAATTTAA
- the mraZ gene encoding division/cell wall cluster transcriptional repressor MraZ, which yields MFYGEYQHSVDAKGRVIIPSKFREGLGEKFILTKGLDNCLFAYSLEEWSNLEAKLRSLPFTDKDVRAFVRFFFAGAAEVEVDKQGRILIPQNLREYAGLEKDVYIIGVSTRVEVWDKSKWESYSGDENMSAESIAEKMAMLGI from the coding sequence TTGTTTTATGGTGAATACCAACATTCAGTTGATGCCAAAGGCAGGGTGATTATACCTTCCAAATTCAGAGAAGGACTTGGTGAGAAATTTATATTGACCAAGGGCCTGGATAACTGTTTGTTTGCGTATTCGCTGGAAGAATGGAGCAACTTGGAAGCCAAGCTTAGATCACTTCCATTCACGGATAAAGATGTAAGAGCGTTTGTCAGATTCTTCTTTGCAGGTGCCGCAGAAGTAGAAGTGGACAAGCAGGGAAGGATACTTATACCGCAGAATTTAAGGGAATATGCGGGCTTGGAAAAAGATGTGTATATAATTGGTGTATCCACAAGGGTTGAAGTATGGGATAAGAGCAAATGGGAAAGCTATTCTGGGGATGAAAATATGAGTGCCGAAAGCATAGCTGAAAAGATGGCGATGCTGGGAATCTGA
- the rodA gene encoding rod shape-determining protein RodA: protein MYFVEKTKNFNILKRFDYFLFSAVTLLSIIGAFVLRSAVATMPGGRRMFLVQMGSIAVGTVLALIISLLDYKDFKVLGIPFYIFTVALLVLVLFIGTGEKLGSRSWLNIMGFSFQPSELAKISMVLVSSIFLERIYDGQKNKTANMIKFFVYSGIPIALVLAQKDFGTTLVFIFAVFVMLFVSGISYKYILMLMGVAVASFPVMWFFVLNDKRKDRIRVFFNPELDPLGAGWNVIRSKIAIGSGKIFGKGLFKGIQTQNSMVPVKESDFIFSVVGEELGFVGAIIIVALVFCILMRCLYILKNARDRYGTFVVAGITAFFAIHFIENIGMSIGLLPVTGIPLPFVSQGGSAMLTNYIAIGVVLSVSARRQKSFYSG, encoded by the coding sequence ATGTATTTTGTTGAAAAGACGAAAAACTTCAATATCCTCAAAAGATTTGACTACTTTCTGTTTTCTGCGGTTACTTTGTTATCCATTATCGGGGCTTTTGTTTTGAGAAGTGCGGTGGCTACAATGCCCGGCGGACGGAGAATGTTTCTGGTACAGATGGGAAGTATTGCAGTAGGTACTGTTTTGGCTCTGATTATCAGTTTACTGGATTATAAGGATTTTAAGGTACTGGGAATACCGTTCTATATTTTCACGGTGGCTTTATTGGTACTGGTTCTTTTCATAGGTACGGGAGAAAAGTTGGGAAGCCGAAGCTGGCTGAATATAATGGGTTTCAGTTTTCAGCCTTCTGAGCTTGCGAAGATATCGATGGTGCTGGTTTCGTCCATTTTTCTGGAAAGAATATATGACGGGCAAAAGAATAAGACTGCCAATATGATAAAGTTTTTCGTATACTCTGGTATACCGATAGCACTGGTTTTGGCACAAAAGGATTTTGGAACTACCTTGGTATTTATATTTGCGGTTTTTGTAATGTTGTTTGTTTCCGGAATCAGCTATAAATATATTTTGATGCTGATGGGTGTGGCAGTTGCCTCTTTTCCTGTTATGTGGTTTTTTGTGCTCAATGATAAAAGAAAGGACAGAATAAGGGTTTTCTTTAACCCTGAATTGGATCCTTTGGGAGCGGGATGGAACGTTATCCGGTCAAAAATTGCCATAGGATCGGGTAAGATTTTCGGTAAAGGGCTTTTTAAGGGCATTCAGACGCAAAATTCCATGGTACCCGTAAAAGAGTCGGATTTTATATTTTCCGTGGTTGGTGAGGAATTGGGATTTGTGGGTGCAATTATAATTGTGGCACTGGTATTTTGCATTCTTATGAGGTGTTTGTATATTTTGAAAAATGCAAGGGATAGATATGGAACTTTTGTGGTTGCCGGTATAACTGCGTTTTTTGCAATACATTTCATAGAAAATATTGGTATGAGCATCGGCCTTCTTCCGGTTACGGGTATTCCTCTTCCCTTTGTAAGTCAGGGTGGAAGTGCGATGCTTACCAACTATATTGCCATCGGAGTGGTTTTAAGTGTGTCGGCAAGAAGACAGAAAAGTTTTTATAGTGGATAG
- a CDS encoding Spo0E family sporulation regulatory protein-aspartic acid phosphatase: protein MQLKIQDLQSQLNDMIDNGDDYSKIYELSVKLDMLIVQYYNELLGRKNSN from the coding sequence ATGCAATTGAAGATTCAAGATTTGCAAAGTCAATTAAATGATATGATTGACAACGGTGACGATTACTCAAAAATATATGAGCTGAGTGTAAAGCTTGATATGTTAATCGTCCAGTACTATAACGAATTGTTGGGGAGGAAGAATTCGAATTAG
- the lgt gene encoding prolipoprotein diacylglyceryl transferase: protein METVNVVKFPKLGLEFTINNVAFRIFGIPVYWYGIIIAAGFFLAVVLGLRNSEKFGIKSDDAIDLVLWGAPIAVIGARLYYVVFNWHEFNGDLKKIINIRTGGLAIYGGLIAAVITAYFFARVKKIDFLLLADLGSPYFVLAQAIGRWGNFVNQEAFGTNTNLPWGMHSEAIESYLRTLGDSSIDPAMPVHPTFLYESLWNFGVFFFLIWYRKRYRVRGELFSFYMLLYGIGRAWIEGLRTDSLYLGPFRISQVLAVVFAITFAVIIIVRHRTSKGEPVYNALGHSCDTVSDAKDFANETECDTENQNKEESVEENQGLQ from the coding sequence ATGGAGACCGTAAATGTTGTGAAGTTTCCCAAACTGGGATTGGAATTTACCATAAACAATGTTGCCTTTCGTATTTTTGGCATACCTGTCTATTGGTATGGGATAATTATTGCGGCAGGTTTTTTCCTTGCGGTTGTTTTAGGGCTTAGAAACAGTGAAAAGTTTGGTATAAAATCCGATGATGCAATAGACCTTGTTCTTTGGGGTGCACCCATAGCTGTCATAGGTGCAAGGCTTTACTACGTTGTTTTTAATTGGCATGAGTTTAACGGGGATTTAAAGAAAATAATTAATATAAGAACCGGTGGGCTGGCCATCTATGGAGGATTAATTGCAGCGGTAATTACGGCATATTTTTTTGCAAGAGTAAAAAAGATAGATTTCCTGCTCCTGGCCGATCTTGGCTCTCCATACTTTGTCCTGGCCCAGGCAATTGGAAGATGGGGGAATTTTGTCAACCAGGAAGCCTTCGGGACAAATACCAATCTTCCCTGGGGAATGCACAGCGAGGCAATTGAAAGTTATTTAAGGACTTTGGGTGACAGCAGTATTGATCCTGCAATGCCAGTTCATCCGACGTTTTTGTATGAATCCCTCTGGAATTTCGGGGTTTTCTTTTTCCTGATTTGGTACAGAAAAAGATACAGAGTGCGTGGCGAACTGTTTTCCTTCTATATGCTCTTGTACGGTATAGGCAGGGCATGGATTGAAGGGCTTAGAACCGACAGCCTTTATCTTGGACCTTTCAGGATTTCCCAGGTTCTTGCCGTTGTTTTTGCGATAACTTTTGCTGTGATAATAATTGTAAGGCACAGAACTTCGAAAGGTGAACCGGTCTATAATGCTTTGGGCCATTCCTGCGATACCGTTTCTGACGCGAAAGATTTCGCAAATGAGACAGAATGCGACACCGAAAATCAAAATAAGGAAGAAAGTGTTGAAGAAAATCAAGGTTTACAATAA
- the yfmH gene encoding EF-P 5-aminopentanol modification-associated protein YfmH yields MKVVEYKNIDETVYVHEHSSGLKSFVVPKKGYSKKYANFATHYGSINNEFVVPGEKDSIRVPDGIAHFLEHKLFEQKDGSVMDKFSQLGSNPNAYTSFAQTVYLFSCTDRFEDNFRLLLDFVQNPFITEESVEKEKDIIAQEIRMYEDDPNWRVFFNLLDAFYVNNPVKIDIAGTVESISKINRDILYKCYNTFYHPSNMMILVVGDVEPKEVFGQIEESIDAKSSKPEIKRIFPEEPKTINRDYVEQKLAVAMPMFQMGFKDNDFNSKGIECLKREVAVKLILEMIMGRSSSLYNELYNEGLINNTFDFDYTIEENYAYSAFGGESKDPLMVKERVVDEIRKIQANGLDKNSYERIKRAMKGRFIKQLNSVERISHMFISVYFKDVSMFDYPDVYDNMTFDYVKEVFENHFNLDNLAVSVVNPV; encoded by the coding sequence ATGAAAGTTGTTGAATATAAAAACATCGATGAAACGGTATATGTTCATGAACATTCAAGCGGTCTTAAATCCTTTGTGGTGCCCAAAAAAGGTTATTCAAAAAAATATGCGAATTTTGCAACCCATTACGGTTCCATCAATAATGAGTTTGTCGTGCCCGGGGAAAAAGATTCCATCAGAGTTCCCGACGGAATAGCCCACTTTTTGGAGCATAAGCTTTTTGAACAAAAAGACGGAAGCGTTATGGATAAGTTTTCACAGCTTGGTTCAAATCCCAATGCATATACAAGCTTTGCCCAGACGGTTTATCTTTTTTCCTGCACTGACAGGTTCGAGGACAATTTCCGACTCCTTTTGGATTTTGTTCAAAATCCTTTTATAACAGAGGAAAGCGTGGAAAAAGAAAAGGACATAATAGCTCAGGAAATCAGGATGTATGAAGATGATCCGAACTGGAGAGTTTTCTTCAACTTGCTGGATGCATTTTATGTAAATAATCCTGTAAAAATTGACATAGCAGGAACGGTTGAAAGTATAAGCAAAATCAACCGAGACATTTTGTACAAGTGCTATAATACTTTCTACCATCCTTCCAATATGATGATTCTGGTAGTTGGAGATGTTGAACCGAAAGAAGTGTTCGGACAGATTGAGGAAAGTATAGATGCAAAGAGCAGCAAGCCTGAAATAAAGAGGATTTTTCCCGAGGAACCCAAAACAATCAACCGGGACTATGTTGAACAGAAGCTTGCGGTTGCCATGCCCATGTTTCAAATGGGATTTAAAGACAATGATTTTAATTCAAAGGGAATTGAGTGCTTAAAGAGGGAAGTTGCGGTAAAGCTCATACTTGAAATGATAATGGGCAGAAGTTCAAGCCTTTATAACGAGTTGTACAACGAGGGTCTTATCAACAACACCTTTGATTTTGATTACACCATTGAAGAGAATTATGCATATTCGGCTTTCGGTGGCGAATCCAAAGATCCCTTGATGGTAAAAGAAAGAGTCGTGGATGAAATCAGGAAAATACAGGCGAACGGGCTTGACAAAAACAGCTACGAACGGATTAAAAGAGCCATGAAAGGAAGATTCATAAAGCAGCTCAACTCGGTGGAGAGAATTTCGCACATGTTTATATCGGTGTATTTTAAAGATGTAAGCATGTTTGACTATCCGGATGTTTATGACAATATGACTTTTGATTATGTAAAAGAGGTTTTTGAGAATCATTTCAATTTGGATAATCTGGCTGTATCGGTGGTAAACCCGGTATAG
- the yfmF gene encoding EF-P 5-aminopentanol modification-associated protein YfmF, which produces MDTVISENKVSEVASFNGIKIYTIKSKKFKTNSINIFFYDDLTRENATKNAMIPAVLRRGCEGYPTIRDISLYLEELYGSVFDCGVTKKGEHQIIQFYVEYISNKYAQPDIDLTKKNFDLLLNIITRPVLENNAFKKEYVEQEVQNLKELIESRVNDKMQYVIEKCLEEMCKDEPFGIYDYGSVEDLRGIDEKNLYEHYKYFLETLPVYVFISGDVDDEGIKYITDGLAKIKRGNVKSLAKTKVEVNTGEVRNIIERVSVNQGKLCLGFRTNTPPGSKDYYKLLVYNSILGGGLHSKLFQNVREKAGLAYYAFSRLEKFKGLMVVSCGIEIKNKDKALEIIYKQLDEIKNGNISDYEYEASIKSIETGIKSLKDSQLQIVDFYLSQYIAETDDTPDDVIENVKKVTKKDVVDIAERIKLDTVYFLTSKEE; this is translated from the coding sequence ATGGATACTGTGATTTCAGAAAACAAAGTATCTGAAGTTGCATCTTTTAACGGAATAAAGATTTATACTATTAAAAGCAAAAAATTTAAGACAAATTCAATTAATATTTTTTTCTATGACGATTTAACCAGGGAAAATGCAACCAAGAATGCAATGATTCCCGCTGTTTTAAGAAGAGGATGTGAAGGTTATCCCACAATAAGGGATATCTCACTTTATCTTGAAGAGCTTTACGGTTCCGTGTTTGACTGCGGTGTGACAAAGAAGGGAGAGCATCAGATTATTCAGTTTTATGTTGAATATATTTCCAACAAGTATGCTCAGCCCGATATTGATCTCACAAAGAAAAACTTTGATCTTCTTTTAAACATAATAACAAGACCTGTTCTTGAAAACAATGCTTTCAAAAAGGAGTATGTGGAGCAGGAAGTCCAGAATTTGAAAGAGCTTATTGAAAGCAGGGTCAACGACAAAATGCAGTATGTCATAGAAAAGTGTCTCGAAGAGATGTGCAAAGATGAGCCTTTTGGGATATATGACTATGGAAGCGTAGAGGATTTGAGGGGGATTGACGAGAAGAACCTCTATGAACACTACAAATACTTCCTTGAAACTCTGCCTGTGTATGTTTTCATTTCCGGTGATGTTGATGATGAAGGGATAAAATACATAACAGACGGTCTTGCAAAAATAAAAAGGGGAAACGTTAAATCCCTCGCTAAGACCAAAGTGGAAGTCAATACGGGAGAGGTTAGAAACATAATTGAAAGAGTGAGCGTAAATCAGGGAAAACTGTGCCTGGGCTTTCGAACCAATACACCGCCCGGGAGCAAGGACTATTATAAACTTTTGGTCTACAACAGCATTTTAGGCGGCGGACTTCATTCAAAGCTTTTTCAGAATGTGAGAGAAAAGGCAGGACTTGCGTATTATGCGTTTTCAAGGCTTGAAAAATTCAAAGGACTGATGGTGGTAAGCTGCGGGATTGAAATAAAAAACAAAGACAAGGCATTGGAGATAATATACAAACAACTGGATGAGATTAAAAACGGCAATATTTCCGATTACGAATATGAAGCGTCCATCAAAAGCATAGAAACAGGAATCAAGTCCTTAAAGGACAGCCAGCTTCAGATTGTGGATTTTTATCTCAGCCAGTATATAGCGGAAACCGACGACACTCCCGATGACGTTATTGAAAATGTAAAGAAAGTGACAAAGAAAGATGTTGTGGATATTGCCGAAAGAATAAAACTTGATACGGTTTATTTCTTAACATCAAAGGAAGAGTAA
- a CDS encoding bifunctional riboflavin kinase/FAD synthetase — translation MRVIYGAESNYNFTRSTGVGLGNFDGLHVGHMALIDKLIKESESNSLDSVVYTFSKHPENIIRKELFTPLITSTRKKVELLEKTRLDYLYFEKFDETFSRMRPEDFVKDILVERLNMKLAVAGFNYRFGYRGMGDTELLRKLGRKYGFRVIVIEPVMLGDEVVSSTKIRNYILEGDMERVFAFLGRHYSVAGKVEKGRRVGNTIGFPTANIYPEDYLVLPCHGVYITRTLVDGKMYHSITNVGNNPTFGGVDRISVETYIFDFEKDIYGKEIEVFFISKIREEMRFGSVEELIEQIHKDIEIAKKVLAEDLA, via the coding sequence ATGAGAGTTATATATGGAGCAGAGAGTAATTACAATTTTACAAGATCGACAGGTGTAGGACTTGGAAATTTTGATGGTCTGCATGTAGGGCATATGGCTTTGATAGACAAGTTAATAAAGGAATCGGAGTCCAATTCTTTGGATTCGGTTGTGTACACCTTTAGCAAGCACCCGGAGAATATAATCAGAAAAGAGCTGTTTACTCCGTTGATTACTTCAACGCGCAAAAAAGTGGAATTACTTGAAAAAACCCGGCTTGACTATTTATATTTTGAAAAATTTGATGAAACCTTCTCAAGAATGAGGCCTGAAGATTTTGTAAAAGACATTCTTGTGGAAAGGCTGAATATGAAGCTTGCGGTGGCAGGCTTTAATTATAGATTTGGTTACCGGGGCATGGGTGACACTGAACTGTTAAGAAAGCTGGGAAGAAAATACGGCTTTAGGGTCATTGTTATTGAGCCGGTTATGCTGGGAGATGAAGTGGTAAGCAGCACTAAAATAAGGAATTATATTTTAGAAGGTGACATGGAGAGGGTGTTTGCATTTTTGGGAAGACACTATTCCGTTGCCGGAAAGGTTGAAAAAGGCAGAAGAGTAGGGAATACCATTGGATTTCCCACTGCCAATATTTATCCGGAGGATTATCTTGTGCTTCCGTGTCATGGAGTGTACATAACAAGGACCCTTGTTGACGGCAAAATGTATCATAGCATTACAAATGTGGGTAACAACCCTACATTTGGAGGAGTGGACAGAATTTCCGTTGAAACGTACATATTTGATTTTGAAAAGGATATTTACGGAAAAGAAATAGAAGTATTCTTCATTTCTAAAATAAGGGAGGAAATGAGGTTTGGCAGTGTAGAAGAACTTATAGAGCAAATACACAAGGATATAGAAATTGCCAAAAAAGTTTTGGCGGAGGATTTGGCCTGA